In Zingiber officinale cultivar Zhangliang chromosome 6A, Zo_v1.1, whole genome shotgun sequence, a single genomic region encodes these proteins:
- the LOC121996884 gene encoding probable 3-hydroxyisobutyryl-CoA hydrolase 3 isoform X1 → MAPNRPSNYEDDQVLVEGNSHVKTVILNRPLKLNALNYQMVLQLSEEFQKLENDPAVGLVIVKANGKVFCVGGDVIECYRYSLTGEWALAVKIYQKQITLDYLVATYIMPVVFLINGAVMGGGAGLSMNASYRVVTENTVFAMPEAAIGHYPDVGASYFLSKLPGFLGEYLGLTGARLNGVEMVACGLATHFVPSKNLLLLEKSLHEMDVAEPNTIQGIINKYTHQVQLKEDSVLHRLNFIDHFFSKQTVEEILSSLEHENATLKEEWITKSIRSMKAVSPINLKIFLMSIRKGRFEPLEDCLTRESRISSHILRRTVSNDFLAGIKATILEKNYKPKWEPSKLELISNDMVETYLTKIPENEGWKELQLNPRDMREKAPRAKL, encoded by the exons GTTTTGGTGGAAGGAAACTCTCATGTGAAGACAGTGATATTAAATAGGCCCCTAAAATTGAATGCCCTGAACTATCAAATG GTTTTGCAATTGTCGGAGGAGTTCCAGAAGTTGGAAAATGATCCTGCTGTTGGGTTGGTAATTGTAAAG GCAAATGGAAAAGTATTTTGTGTGGGAGGAGATGTTATTGAATGCTATCGTTACTCGCTCACAG GTGAGTGGGCACTGGCagttaaaatttatcaaaagcaAATCACCTTGGACTACCTAGTGGCAACATACATTATGCCCGTG GTTTTCCTGATCAATGGGGCAGTGATGGGAGGTGGTGCTGGACTTTCTATGAACGCAAGCTACCGAGTCGTTACCGAAAATACG GTCTTTGCAATGCCAGAAGCAGCTATAGGACATTATCCGGATGTTGGAGCATCTTATTTTCTTTCTAAGCTTCCTGGCTTCTTAG GGGAATATCTTGGCCTTACTGGTGCAAGACTGAATGGTGTTGAGATGGTAGCATGTGGACTTGCCACTCACTTTGTTCCTTCAAAA AATTTACTTTTGTTGGAGAAATCATTGCATGAGATGGATGTTGCTGAACCAAATACAATCCAGGGAATTATTAACAAATATACTCATCAAGTGCAATTGAAAGAAGACAGTGTTCTTCATAG GCTTAACTTCATCGACCACTTTTTCTCAAAACAAACAGTAGAAGAAATCTTATCTTCTTTG GAACATGAGAATGCAACTTTGAAAGAGGAGTGGATTACTAAGTCAATAAGATCAATGAAGGCAGTATCACCAATAAATCTTAAGATCTTCCTTATGTCG ATTAGGAAAGGTCGATTTGAACCACTAGAAGACTGCCTAACTCGAGAAAGTAGAATATCTAGTCATATTCTTCGACGAACAGTGTCGAACGACTTCCTTGCG GGTATTAAGGCAACAATATTGGAGAAAAATTACAAACCAAAG TGGGAGCCTTCGAAATTGGAACTGATTAGCAATGATATGGTGGAGACATATCTGACAAAGATACCTGAGAATGAAGGATGGAAAGAACTCCAACTTAATCCTAGAGACATGCGTGAGAAGGCACCCAGAGCTAAACTCTAA
- the LOC121996884 gene encoding probable 3-hydroxyisobutyryl-CoA hydrolase 3 isoform X2 — MAPNRPSNYEDDQVLQLSEEFQKLENDPAVGLVIVKANGKVFCVGGDVIECYRYSLTGEWALAVKIYQKQITLDYLVATYIMPVVFLINGAVMGGGAGLSMNASYRVVTENTVFAMPEAAIGHYPDVGASYFLSKLPGFLGEYLGLTGARLNGVEMVACGLATHFVPSKNLLLLEKSLHEMDVAEPNTIQGIINKYTHQVQLKEDSVLHRLNFIDHFFSKQTVEEILSSLEHENATLKEEWITKSIRSMKAVSPINLKIFLMSIRKGRFEPLEDCLTRESRISSHILRRTVSNDFLAGIKATILEKNYKPKWEPSKLELISNDMVETYLTKIPENEGWKELQLNPRDMREKAPRAKL, encoded by the exons GTTTTGCAATTGTCGGAGGAGTTCCAGAAGTTGGAAAATGATCCTGCTGTTGGGTTGGTAATTGTAAAG GCAAATGGAAAAGTATTTTGTGTGGGAGGAGATGTTATTGAATGCTATCGTTACTCGCTCACAG GTGAGTGGGCACTGGCagttaaaatttatcaaaagcaAATCACCTTGGACTACCTAGTGGCAACATACATTATGCCCGTG GTTTTCCTGATCAATGGGGCAGTGATGGGAGGTGGTGCTGGACTTTCTATGAACGCAAGCTACCGAGTCGTTACCGAAAATACG GTCTTTGCAATGCCAGAAGCAGCTATAGGACATTATCCGGATGTTGGAGCATCTTATTTTCTTTCTAAGCTTCCTGGCTTCTTAG GGGAATATCTTGGCCTTACTGGTGCAAGACTGAATGGTGTTGAGATGGTAGCATGTGGACTTGCCACTCACTTTGTTCCTTCAAAA AATTTACTTTTGTTGGAGAAATCATTGCATGAGATGGATGTTGCTGAACCAAATACAATCCAGGGAATTATTAACAAATATACTCATCAAGTGCAATTGAAAGAAGACAGTGTTCTTCATAG GCTTAACTTCATCGACCACTTTTTCTCAAAACAAACAGTAGAAGAAATCTTATCTTCTTTG GAACATGAGAATGCAACTTTGAAAGAGGAGTGGATTACTAAGTCAATAAGATCAATGAAGGCAGTATCACCAATAAATCTTAAGATCTTCCTTATGTCG ATTAGGAAAGGTCGATTTGAACCACTAGAAGACTGCCTAACTCGAGAAAGTAGAATATCTAGTCATATTCTTCGACGAACAGTGTCGAACGACTTCCTTGCG GGTATTAAGGCAACAATATTGGAGAAAAATTACAAACCAAAG TGGGAGCCTTCGAAATTGGAACTGATTAGCAATGATATGGTGGAGACATATCTGACAAAGATACCTGAGAATGAAGGATGGAAAGAACTCCAACTTAATCCTAGAGACATGCGTGAGAAGGCACCCAGAGCTAAACTCTAA